A single region of the Schizosaccharomyces osmophilus chromosome 3, complete sequence genome encodes:
- a CDS encoding amino acid transmembrane transporter, with protein MEIHSMGSQSKKSSFSNEEKNPVVAESIIDTKITKVTSEDNVDDPEELADLGYKQEFRRQLSLFGIFSIAFSVLGLLPSVASTLSFSLSYVGTPGLLWAWLIAIFFLICIALSMAEICSALPTSGGLYYAAAVFAPEGWGPLASWITGWSNYIGNVIGQPSVNSSAASMILGAVSINRSSYSPTNYQVFLLSVGIQCLHCFLASLPTRYISKINRVNTFINILFLFIAAFAIIGYAAKNDKFNHGTHPWREIKNTTNWPDGFAVLLSFNGAIWTMSGYDAPFHLSEECAKASVNAPKAIVLTAVIGGIVGWLMQVLVSYTIVDVHALITGSGNMWSIYLSQVMPKSAAIAILSLTIFSTLMMGQSSLIASSRIAYSYARDGILPFSGWIGKVNNQTKTPVNAVICNGIISICILFLLFAGDETSSAVFSVGAVAAFSAFTIPIFIRVFCMKDSEFHRGPWNLGRYSRPIGALACAFVALMIPVLCFPNDKNPSPKTMNWTCLVYGGPIFLTLIWYAISARKWFKGPKASETFKGESCNPSSIPEFFEGKEK; from the coding sequence ATGGAAATACATAGTATGGGTTCacaatccaaaaaatcttcattcagtaatgaagaaaaaaatcctgTTGTCGCCGAGTCTATAATTGATACCAAGATTACTAAGGTGACTTCAGAAGATAACGTGGATGATCCTGAAGAACTTGCTGACTTGGGATATAAACAAGAGTTTCGTCGCCAGCTTTCCTTATTTGGtatcttttcaattgctttttctgtACTAGGATTGCTTCCCTCCGTTGCTTCAACGCTATCCTTCAGTCTTTCGTACGTTGGTACTCCTGGCTTGCTATGGGCTTGGCTAAttgctattttctttttaatatgTATTGCATTGAGTATGGCAGAAATTTGCTCTGCTTTACCAACTTCGGGAGGCTTGTATTATGCAGCAGCTGTCTTTGCTCCTGAGGGTTGGGGTCCTTTAGCTTCCTGGATTACTGGATGGTCGAACTACATTGGAAATGTAATTGGACAACCTTCCGTCAATTCCAGCGCTGCAAGTATGATTTTGGGCGCTGTAAGTATTAACAGATCCTCTTATTCACCTACAAATTACCAAGTTTTTTTGCTCAGTGTGGGTATTCAATGTTTACATTGCTTTCTAGCTTCTCTTCCCACAAGATACATCTCAAAAATAAACCGAGTGAATACATTCATTAACattctcttcctttttattgCTGCATTCGCGATTATCGGTTATGCCGCAAAAAATGACAAATTCAACCATGGTACACATCCTTGGCgtgaaattaaaaatacaACAAATTGGCCAGATGGATTTGCTGtgttgctttcttttaatgGTGCCATTTGGACAATGTCCGGCTATGATGCTCCATTTCACTTGAGTGAAGAATGCGCCAAGGCCAGTGTTAATGCTCCGAAAGCTATTGTACTTACTGCAGTTATCGGTGGTATAGTTGGTTGGCTTATGCAAGTCCTTGTATCTTATACGATTGTTGACGTTCATGCACTCATAACCGGAAGTGGTAATATGTGGAGTATTTACTTAAGTCAAGTTATGCCAAAATCTGCTGCAATCGCCATTTTAAGTCTAACAATCTTCTCTACATTGATGATGGGCCAAAGTTCTTTAATTGCATCTTCAAGGATTGCGTATTCTTATGCTAGAGATGGCATTCTCCCCTTTTCTGGATGGATCGGCAAAGTAAATAACCAAACGAAAACACCCGTAAATGCAGTAATTTGCAACGGAATTATTagtatttgtattttattcttgCTGTTTGCCGGTGATGAAACTTCAAGTGCAGTTTTTTCAGTGGGAGCTGTTGCTGCTTTTTCAGCTTTTACCATTCCCATTTTTATTCGTGTATTTTGTATGAAAGACTCTGAGTTTCATAGAGGCCCGTGGAACCTTGGTAGATACTCAAGACCTATCGGTGCTCTTGCTTGTGCTTTTGTCGCGTTGATGATTCCTGTCTTGTGCTTTCCAAATGACAAAAATCCATCGCCAAAAACCATGAACTGGACTTGCTTGGTTTACGGCGGACCCATTTTCTTGACACTCATTTGGTATGCCATTTCAGCCAGAAAATGGTTCAAGGGACCTAAGGCTAGTGAAACATTCAAAGGTGAATCATGTAATCCTTCATCTATACCggaattttttgaagggaaagaaaaataa
- a CDS encoding DNA-binding transcription factor, zf-fungal binuclear cluster type, protein MPTKVVKPSQKKPQIKACLKCRLRKVKCNRQYPCSRCNESNDTCIYGENIMDSRMDDFGTPRHITPVGTDDREETGQLEVAPSISNHLEIERRKWAFVDWRKLVELSQQKAKDHFLKDAESTLIEYLRKDPSMLEIIEELRKLLPPLEICRRLIERYFSTLEEVSCIFDKTQIEKCIFDLENSNGIPETILVIFSAIISAVLSFSEPPIEAVNYLASIGKNSVNIRLEIDLKINEFLQDEEVNRLWKDNDRIRLHALRAQQVSRTDFRKLNNDVCNAVHIACFRNPIFQRMDSDTGSEAKLWLTICEIDALDCVLNSCPPWIQHDVYAISTPLKSNYSNESTYEFHCILDKLLVCGLEAYKTVHSLTSVEFIDVIPHFETKLSLILMDIESNSSSDDSSAIFRGLFLKVVFWVVRKNLYQYFIAVSPASVPNYEKLLQNLTQTLKQLTRIITNSINIFEEYGWLNCMLVQVVHSFFLLCICSDKGYSLQDDFFNSVSVIQAIIKRKKYSERLWKKMHDLLQVLTGGTVYHSELEDNTFEQNDETLFDMFADIFDSNFNLVVPSGL, encoded by the coding sequence ATGCCTACAAAAGTTGTAAAACcttcacaaaaaaagccCCAAATCAAGGCTTGCCTCAAGTGCAGACTTCGTAAGGTGAAATGCAATCGACAATATCCTTGTTCTCGATGCAACGAAAGCAATGATACATGCATTTACGGAGAAAACATCATGGACAGTCGAATGGACGACTTTGGTACTCCCCGTCATATTACTCCTGTCGGTACGGATGATAGAGAAGAAACAGGGCAATTAGAGGTAGCTCCATCAATCTCAAATCATTTAGAAATAGAACGCAGGAAATGGGCCTTTGTTGATTGGAGAAAGCTTGTAGAGTTATCgcaacaaaaagcaaaggaccattttttaaaagatgcCGAGTCTACTTTAATTGAGTATCTTCGAAAAGATCCTTCTATGCTGGAGATAATAGAGGAGTTACGGAAACTCCTCCCGCCTCTCGAAATCTGCAGACGTTTAATTGAACGATATTTTAGTACGCTCGAGGAGGTTAGCTGTATTTTCGATAAAACACAAATTGAGAAATGTATTTTTGATCTGGAAAATTCAAACGGAATTCCAGAAACGATACTTGTCATTTTTTCAGCTATTATATCTGCAGTGTTATCGTTTAGTGAGCCGCCGATCGAAGCCGTCAATTATCTTGCTTCCATAGGCAAAAATAGTGTCAATATCCGCCTAGAAAttgatttgaaaataaatgagTTCTTGCAGGATGAAGAGGTTAATCGTCTCTGGAAAGACAATGACAGGATCCGACTACACGCATTACGAGCGCAGCAAGTCTCAAGGACAGATTTTCGAAAGTTAAATAATGATGTATGTAATGCTGTTCATATTGCTTGTTTTAGAAATCccatttttcaaaggatGGATTCGGATACTGGATCAGAAGCAAAACTTTGGTTGACGATTTGCGAGATTGATGCATTAGATTGTGTTTTAAACTCTTGTCCGCCTTGGATCCAACACGATGTTTATGCAATTTCAACACCGCTGAAAAGTAATTATTCCAATGAAAGTACTTATGAGTTTCATTGCATACTCGACAAACTTTTGGTGTGTGGTTTGGAGGCATACAAAACAGTACATTCATTAACTTCTGTAGAATTTATAGATGTAATTCCTCACTTCGAAACAAAATTATCGTTAATTTTGATGGATATCGAATCCAATTCTTCCTCTGATGATTCTAGTGCCATCTTTCGaggtttatttttgaaagttgTCTTTTGGGTTGTTCGGAAAAATTTATATCAATATTTTATTGCTGTATCTCCCGCATCTGTGCCTAATTATGAAaaacttcttcaaaatttaaCACAAACATTGAAACAGCTGACCCGCATTATAACCAACTCTATAAACATTTTCGAAGAATATGGATGGCTAAATTGTATGCTAGTTCAAGTGGTTCATTCGTTTTTTCTCTTATGCATATGCTCAGATAAAGGATATAGCTTACAGGatgatttttttaactCGGTATCAGTTATACAAGCaattataaaaaggaaaaaatattctgAGCGAttatggaagaagatgcaTGATCTTTTGCAAGTATTAACTGGTGGTACTGTATATCATTCAGAGTTGGAAGATAATACTTTTGAACAAAACGATGAAACACTTTTTGACATGTTTGCCgatatttttgattctaaTTTCAATCTTGTGGTGCCCTCGGGGTTGTAA